A stretch of Plectropomus leopardus isolate mb chromosome 24, YSFRI_Pleo_2.0, whole genome shotgun sequence DNA encodes these proteins:
- the si:ch211-246m6.4 gene encoding transcription factor 15, producing the protein MCSRSPPARPQQLQSDHSRARMKSSGGAQPDGFTSDLDDLDSGSDSSGGKSTGDCSPRREPGEAVGEGAGGGSRSGAQRRRRRRRRSSSGGGGGGACLPGVSKQRQAANARERDRTHSVNTAFTALRTLIPTEPADRKLSKIETLRLASSYISHLANVLLLGDNCRDGQPCLGYQSILHGSAALSAPSLRPICTFCLSNQRKLLRDGGKHSAAV; encoded by the exons ATGTGCAGCCGCAGCCCGCCCGCACGGCCCCAGCAGCTCCAGTCCGACCACAGCAGAGCCAGGATGAAGTCCAGCGGCGGCGCGCAGCCCGACGGCTTCACCTCCGACCTGGACGACCTGGACAGCGGCAGCGACAGCTCCGGAGGGAAGTCCACCGGAGACTGCAGCCCGCGCAGAGAGCCGGGGGAGGCGGTAGGGGAGGGCGCTGGAGGGGGTTCCCGCTCCGGTGCGCAAAGACGCAGGAGACGGCGGAGgcgcagcagcagcggcggagGTGGAGGAGGCGCGTGTCTCCCCGGTGTGAGTAAACAGAGGCAGGCGGCCAACGCGCGGGAGCGGGACAGGACGCACAGCGTGAACACGGCCTTCACGGCGCTCCGCACGCTCATCCCCACCGAGCCCGCCGACCGGAAGCTCTCCAAGATCGAGACGCTGCGCCTGGCCTCCAGCTACATCTCGCACCTGGCCAACGTGCTGCTGCTCGGGGACAACTGCCGGGACGGACAGCCGTGCCTCGGATACCAGAGCATCCTGCACGGCAGCGCGGCCCTCAGCGCGCCCTCCCTGCGGCCCATCTGCACCTTCTGCCTCAGCAACCAGAGGAAACTG CTGAGAGACGGAGGAAAGCACTCAGCTGCCGTGTGA